A genomic segment from Microcella flavibacter encodes:
- the otsA gene encoding alpha,alpha-trehalose-phosphate synthase (UDP-forming) codes for MPKNTEYDFIVVSNRLPVDRIIDVDGEPAWRRSPGGLVTALEPLMREADGAWVGWAGKPDLELPPSTEDGIHIVPVPLSALEVEQYYEGFSNDTLWPLYHDVISPPAFHREWWESYRAVNRRFAEASAAIAAPNATVWVQDYQLQLVPAMLRELRPDLTIGFFNHIPFPPYGIYAQLPWRRQIVEGLLGADVIGFQRVADAGNFSRAVRRLFGYATKSPEIRVPLEGGGHRTVVAKAFPISIDVESFEQMAKRPEIIERARQIREDLGNPTTIMLGVDRLDYTKGIGHRLKAYGELLSSGSITVGDAILVQVASPSRERVEAYMQLRDEIELTVGRLNGDYATISHGAIAYLHQGYPREEMVALYLAADIMLVTALRDGMNLVAKEYVACRHDEDGVLVLSEFAGAADELKNALLVNPHDIEGLKESMMQAVAMPKRERSSRMRALRRRLRDNDVSHWSHTFLETLESAARKSR; via the coding sequence ATGCCGAAGAACACCGAGTACGACTTCATCGTCGTCTCGAACCGCCTGCCGGTCGACCGCATCATCGACGTCGACGGGGAGCCGGCCTGGCGCCGCTCGCCCGGAGGCCTCGTCACCGCGCTCGAGCCGCTCATGCGCGAGGCCGACGGCGCCTGGGTCGGCTGGGCGGGCAAGCCGGACCTCGAGCTGCCCCCGTCGACGGAGGACGGCATCCACATCGTGCCCGTGCCGCTGAGCGCGCTCGAGGTGGAGCAGTACTACGAGGGCTTCAGCAACGACACGCTCTGGCCGCTCTACCACGACGTCATCTCGCCGCCGGCGTTCCACCGCGAGTGGTGGGAGTCGTACCGGGCCGTCAACCGCCGCTTCGCCGAGGCCAGCGCCGCGATCGCCGCGCCGAACGCGACGGTCTGGGTGCAGGACTACCAGCTGCAGCTCGTGCCGGCGATGCTGCGCGAGCTGCGGCCCGACCTGACCATCGGGTTCTTCAACCACATCCCCTTCCCGCCCTACGGCATCTACGCGCAGCTGCCCTGGCGCCGGCAGATCGTCGAGGGGCTGCTCGGGGCCGACGTCATCGGGTTCCAGCGGGTGGCCGACGCCGGCAACTTCTCTCGGGCCGTGCGCCGCCTGTTCGGCTACGCGACGAAGAGCCCCGAGATCCGCGTGCCGCTCGAGGGCGGCGGGCACCGCACCGTCGTCGCGAAGGCGTTCCCGATCTCGATCGACGTCGAGAGCTTCGAGCAGATGGCCAAGCGCCCCGAGATCATCGAGCGCGCCCGGCAGATCCGCGAGGATCTCGGCAATCCGACGACGATCATGCTCGGCGTCGACCGGCTCGACTACACCAAGGGCATCGGCCACCGGCTGAAGGCCTACGGCGAGCTGCTGAGCTCGGGCTCGATCACGGTCGGCGACGCCATCCTCGTGCAGGTCGCGAGCCCCAGCCGCGAGCGCGTCGAGGCCTACATGCAGCTGCGCGACGAGATCGAGCTCACCGTCGGCCGGCTCAACGGCGACTACGCCACCATCAGCCACGGCGCGATCGCCTACCTGCACCAGGGCTACCCGCGCGAGGAGATGGTCGCGTTGTACCTCGCCGCCGACATCATGCTCGTGACCGCGCTGCGCGACGGCATGAACCTCGTGGCCAAGGAGTACGTGGCCTGCCGCCACGACGAGGACGGCGTGCTCGTGCTGAGCGAGTTCGCGGGTGCCGCCGACGAGCTGAAGAACGCGCTGCTCGTGAACCCGCACGACATCGAGGGGCTCAAGGAGTCGATGATGCAGGCCGTCGCGATGCCGAAGCGCGAGCGCTCGAGCCGCATGCGCGCGCTGCGCCGCCGCCTGCGCGACAACGACGTCTCGCACTGGTCGCACACCTTCCTCGAGACGCTCGAGAGCGCCGCCCGGAAGAGCCGCTGA
- a CDS encoding YhgE/Pip family protein: MTAASASPAAAPSAARRRPGRGRGAVIAGALLVPLALVGLALAAIGDDGEAALDRIPAAVVNEDELLTTTGPDGEEQVVFAGRQLVTELTAPEAAGFDWRVTNAEEAEAALAAGEVYAVVTIPDDFSASVLTIGTPEAVQAQLEVETDDAHSYLAGSVVQSVGESLAAQFGDVVTEQYVDGLLGGIDQLGSALGDASDGAAQIGDGNTELGTGLDALRVGAEQSTAGARSLADGLGAYTGGVSSLSSGLGQLESGAAGLDQLTGAVGGLAGGSAQLAGGLQALAPAIAASGLPPEQQGAYQALVAAAQQLSGGAAQLNGQMGPAIDGVQSGIAQSAAGARELAAGGPSLVSGADALADGLGALGTGAGEAAAGSRELAAGAEELATGLADGAEQVPGATGSAVALDPVAVDTQRVNAIDGVGQVIASTLVPIGLWVGALATFLALRPAGGAVVGSATGAGVVLRRSLGRASLIALAQAVLVSLLVHAAAGIEWMLLPATLALTALIALAFTALHAALTLALGRGGLVVSLLLLDLQIIVTGGIIPVAALADPFPALSGVLPLRAAVDGLQALFAGGDAARIVAMVGAMLVLGLASVLVARVAVGRAQRREAREAFAPALA; the protein is encoded by the coding sequence ATGACCGCAGCATCCGCATCCCCCGCCGCCGCGCCCTCTGCAGCCCGCCGTCGCCCCGGCCGCGGCCGCGGCGCCGTGATCGCGGGCGCCCTGCTCGTGCCGCTCGCGCTCGTCGGCCTCGCCCTCGCGGCGATCGGCGACGACGGCGAGGCCGCGCTCGACCGCATCCCCGCCGCCGTCGTGAACGAGGACGAGCTGCTCACCACCACGGGCCCCGACGGCGAGGAGCAGGTCGTCTTCGCGGGGCGCCAGCTCGTCACCGAGCTCACCGCGCCCGAGGCGGCCGGCTTCGACTGGCGCGTCACCAACGCCGAGGAGGCCGAGGCGGCGCTCGCCGCGGGCGAGGTCTACGCGGTCGTCACCATCCCCGACGACTTCTCCGCCTCGGTGCTGACCATCGGCACGCCCGAGGCGGTGCAGGCGCAGCTCGAGGTCGAGACCGACGACGCGCACAGCTACCTCGCCGGCTCGGTCGTGCAGAGCGTCGGCGAGAGCCTCGCGGCCCAGTTCGGCGACGTCGTCACCGAGCAGTACGTCGACGGGCTGCTCGGCGGCATCGATCAGCTCGGCTCGGCCCTCGGCGACGCCTCCGACGGCGCGGCGCAGATCGGCGACGGCAACACCGAGCTCGGCACCGGGCTCGACGCCCTGCGCGTCGGCGCGGAGCAGTCGACGGCCGGCGCGCGCAGCCTCGCCGACGGGCTCGGCGCCTACACGGGCGGCGTCTCCTCCCTCTCCTCCGGGCTCGGGCAGCTCGAGTCGGGCGCCGCAGGGCTCGACCAGCTCACGGGCGCGGTCGGCGGCCTCGCCGGCGGCAGCGCGCAGCTCGCGGGCGGGCTGCAGGCCCTCGCCCCGGCGATCGCCGCCTCGGGGCTGCCGCCCGAGCAGCAGGGCGCCTACCAGGCGCTCGTCGCCGCCGCGCAGCAGCTCTCCGGCGGTGCCGCGCAGCTGAACGGGCAGATGGGCCCCGCGATCGACGGCGTGCAGTCGGGCATCGCGCAGAGCGCCGCGGGCGCGCGCGAGCTCGCCGCCGGCGGCCCGTCGCTCGTCTCGGGCGCCGATGCGCTCGCCGACGGGCTCGGCGCCCTCGGCACCGGCGCGGGCGAGGCCGCCGCGGGCTCGCGCGAGCTCGCGGCCGGCGCCGAGGAGCTCGCCACCGGACTCGCCGACGGCGCCGAGCAGGTGCCGGGCGCCACCGGCTCAGCCGTCGCCCTCGACCCCGTCGCGGTCGACACCCAGCGCGTCAACGCGATCGACGGGGTCGGGCAGGTCATCGCCTCGACGCTCGTGCCGATCGGCCTGTGGGTCGGCGCGCTCGCGACGTTCCTGGCCCTGCGACCCGCGGGCGGGGCCGTGGTGGGCTCGGCGACGGGCGCCGGGGTCGTGCTGCGGCGCAGCCTCGGTCGGGCATCCCTCATCGCGCTCGCCCAGGCGGTGCTCGTCAGCCTGCTCGTGCACGCCGCCGCCGGCATCGAGTGGATGCTGCTGCCGGCGACCCTCGCCCTCACGGCGCTCATCGCGCTCGCCTTCACGGCGCTGCACGCGGCGCTCACCCTGGCGCTCGGCCGGGGCGGGCTCGTCGTCTCGCTGCTGCTGCTCGACCTGCAGATCATCGTCACGGGCGGCATCATCCCGGTGGCGGCGCTCGCCGACCCGTTCCCGGCGCTGAGCGGGGTGCTGCCGCTGCGGGCCGCGGTCGATGGGCTGCAGGCGCTCTTCGCGGGAGGCGATGCGGCGCGCATCGTCGCCATGGTCGGCGCGATGCTCGTGCTCGGGCTCGCCTCCGTGCTCGTCGCCCGCGTCGCGGTCGGGCGGGCGCAGAGGCGCGAGGCGCGGGAGGCCTTCGCCCCCGCGCTCGCCTGA
- the otsB gene encoding trehalose-phosphatase, giving the protein MTAEPAAEAAFEPALDPALAAAIDRLAAAPALLVALDFDGTLAPEVDDPQAARALPEAHAALLALHALPATTVALVSGRSLESLAAVGEMPAKVPLVGSHGLEVRLGDGEVLPAATPQDRERVRLLRLRLEPLVDAVPGAWMEQKPAGFAVHTRIVEDAAAAASLIEAVRAEAAAQDAGLTVRDGKNVVEFAARDATKGDGLRVLRERLGQPAVLFAGDDVTDEDGLQALVDGDLGIKVGPAGTVAPHRVADPRAMARVLERLLDARRENPPTTR; this is encoded by the coding sequence ATGACGGCCGAGCCCGCCGCCGAGGCCGCGTTCGAGCCCGCCCTCGACCCCGCGCTCGCCGCGGCGATCGATCGGCTCGCCGCCGCGCCCGCGCTGCTCGTCGCCCTCGACTTCGACGGCACCCTCGCCCCCGAGGTCGACGACCCGCAGGCCGCCCGCGCGCTGCCGGAGGCGCACGCCGCCCTGCTCGCGCTGCACGCCCTGCCCGCCACGACCGTCGCCCTCGTCAGCGGGCGCTCGCTCGAGAGCCTCGCCGCCGTGGGGGAGATGCCCGCGAAGGTGCCGCTGGTGGGCTCGCACGGGCTCGAGGTGCGCCTCGGCGACGGGGAGGTGCTGCCGGCCGCGACCCCGCAGGACCGGGAGCGCGTGCGGCTGCTGCGGCTCCGGCTCGAGCCGCTCGTGGACGCGGTGCCCGGGGCCTGGATGGAGCAGAAGCCGGCCGGGTTCGCCGTGCACACCCGCATCGTCGAGGATGCCGCGGCAGCGGCATCCCTCATCGAGGCGGTGCGGGCGGAGGCGGCCGCGCAGGACGCGGGGCTCACCGTGCGCGACGGCAAGAACGTCGTCGAGTTCGCCGCGCGCGATGCGACCAAGGGCGACGGCCTGCGCGTGCTGCGCGAGCGGCTCGGGCAGCCGGCCGTGCTCTTCGCCGGCGACGACGTCACCGACGAGGACGGCCTGCAGGCGCTCGTCGACGGCGATCTCGGCATCAAGGTCGGCCCGGCCGGCACCGTCGCCCCCCATCGCGTGGCCGACCCGCGCGCGATGGCACGGGTGCTCGAACGATTGCTGGATGCTCGGCGCGAGAACCCTCCGACCACTCGGTAA
- a CDS encoding sugar phosphate isomerase/epimerase family protein — protein MTRIGMGTTSVLPRRLEAAFRLAADAGFDGIEVMVTSDPATQSARGIAALASRFGMPVLSIHAPVLLFSALAFGRDPRTKLERAARLAADLGATTVVAHPPWRWQGRWAERFEQAVGGIAARHGVVVAVENMFPLTAGGRARQAFAPHWNPGELAVDRLVLDVSHATMARRSALELAEQWGDRLHHVHLCDAAAPEAGGRLHDAHLVPGRGGQPVAALLRHLAASGFTGDVVAELNTRHCGRDDAARLAELRETVAFAREHRG, from the coding sequence GTGACGCGCATCGGTATGGGCACGACGAGCGTGCTGCCGCGGCGGCTCGAGGCGGCGTTCCGGCTCGCCGCGGATGCCGGCTTCGACGGCATCGAGGTGATGGTCACGAGCGATCCGGCGACGCAGAGCGCGCGCGGCATCGCTGCGCTGGCGTCGCGGTTCGGGATGCCCGTGCTGAGCATCCACGCCCCCGTGCTGCTCTTCAGCGCCCTCGCCTTCGGCCGCGACCCGCGCACGAAGCTCGAGCGGGCCGCCCGGCTGGCCGCCGACCTCGGAGCGACCACGGTCGTCGCCCACCCGCCCTGGCGCTGGCAGGGTCGCTGGGCCGAGCGCTTCGAGCAGGCCGTCGGCGGGATCGCCGCACGGCACGGGGTCGTCGTCGCGGTCGAGAACATGTTCCCGCTGACCGCGGGCGGTCGCGCGCGGCAGGCCTTCGCGCCGCACTGGAACCCGGGCGAACTCGCCGTCGACCGCCTCGTGCTCGACGTCTCGCACGCGACCATGGCGCGGCGCTCGGCGCTCGAGCTCGCCGAGCAGTGGGGCGACCGCCTGCACCACGTGCACCTGTGCGACGCGGCCGCGCCCGAGGCCGGCGGCCGCCTGCACGATGCGCACCTCGTGCCCGGGCGGGGCGGTCAGCCGGTCGCGGCGCTGCTGCGGCACCTCGCCGCCTCGGGCTTCACCGGCGACGTCGTCGCCGAGCTCAACACCCGGCACTGCGGCCGAGACGACGCCGCACGGCTCGCCGAGCTGCGCGAGACGGTCGCCTTCGCCCGCGAGCACCGGGGCTGA
- a CDS encoding Na(+)/H(+) antiporter subunit C produces the protein MTVSLVLVIVMSAMYACAVYLLLERSLTRVLLGFLLAGNATNLLILIMAGEAGVAPIFDESLAPEEYTDPLPQALILTAIVITFAVSSFLLALIYRSWRLANADDLSDDADDVALREGTVAMPSEETAFEASTTDFPLEVEK, from the coding sequence ATGACCGTCTCGCTCGTGCTCGTGATCGTCATGTCGGCGATGTACGCCTGCGCCGTCTACCTGCTGCTCGAGCGCAGCCTCACCCGCGTGCTGCTCGGGTTCCTGCTCGCGGGCAACGCCACCAACCTGCTCATCCTGATCATGGCGGGCGAGGCCGGCGTCGCCCCGATCTTCGACGAGTCGCTCGCGCCGGAGGAGTACACCGACCCGCTGCCGCAGGCGCTCATCCTCACCGCGATCGTCATCACCTTCGCGGTCTCCTCGTTCCTGCTCGCCCTCATCTACCGCTCCTGGCGGCTCGCGAACGCCGACGACCTCAGCGACGACGCCGACGACGTCGCCTTGCGCGAGGGCACCGTGGCGATGCCCTCGGAGGAGACGGCATTCGAGGCCAGCACCACCGACTTCCCCCTGGAGGTCGAGAAGTGA
- a CDS encoding Na+/H+ antiporter subunit A: MLLVLLVFGAAAIGLVFLTPYVKRGVFLLGALVPLAGFVHALVVGPSVLAGTELVERLPWIPELGLTLDLRMDPLAWVLTLVVTGVGALVMLYCARYFGPDSEGIGRFASTLTAFAGAMYGLILAEDVFLLFVFWELTSVLSYLLIGHYQGRKASRGAALQALITTTLGGLVMLVGLVLLAVEAGSTSLTVIVSTSPSGALTTAAIVLILVGAISKSAIVPFHFWLPGAMAAPTPVSAYLHAAAMVKAGVYLVARLAPGFAETPAWRELLIGLGIATMLLGGWAALRQTDIKLLLAYGTVSQLGFLMVVTGWGTRDTALAATALLVAHALFKATLFLVVGIIDHGTGTRDLRKLSGLGRRAPVLATIAALALASMAGLPPLFGFVAKEAVLHGLIVDAEAGDGLALAAVVGVLLGSVLTTAYSIRFFWGAFARKPGVDPVEQSAPVVPSFLIAPAILAVASLALGPLAALADGAIAPVAAAFPDQGTDYHLELWHGLTLELGLSVLALVLGAALFLAREPLARLQARVHSPVSASELYWDSVGAVDRLAVRVTGVTQRGSLPFYLGVILVVFVVVTTSALLLGDTWPDEFRLWDHPAQAAIGLVMIIAAVAATRAHKRFTAVVVVGVTGFGMSAIFALMGAPDLAITQILVELVTLIAFVFVLRRLPASLGDKHGSTRKLVRALLGIAVGVVMGVIAIVASGARVALPISLEWPELAYVDGQGRNIVNVALVDIRAWDTMGELAVVIAAATGVASLLFIRGRADTPARARRGAMRQRVEDRLVRVKEQAAPGELRNAWILAGPTLDPRNRSILLEVVVRLLFHALIVVSLYLLFAGHNLPGGGFAGGLVAGLALVARYLAGGRYELGAAAPIGAGTLLGTGLLLAVGTAIVPLLLGADALTSAYWEGEVWLLGEIKFVTSTIFDVGVYLVVVGLVLDVLRSLGAEVDRQGDPEFRVPDEAAEPVDASGADGTGVGIDSRGGRG; the protein is encoded by the coding sequence ATGCTCCTCGTCCTGCTGGTGTTCGGAGCGGCCGCGATCGGCCTCGTATTCCTGACACCGTATGTGAAGCGCGGCGTCTTCCTGCTCGGCGCGCTCGTGCCGCTCGCCGGCTTCGTGCACGCGCTCGTCGTCGGGCCCTCGGTGCTCGCCGGCACGGAGCTCGTCGAGCGCCTGCCGTGGATCCCCGAGCTCGGGCTCACGCTCGACCTGCGCATGGACCCGCTCGCGTGGGTGCTGACGCTCGTCGTCACCGGGGTCGGGGCGCTCGTCATGCTGTACTGCGCGCGCTACTTCGGCCCCGACAGCGAGGGCATCGGCCGCTTCGCGAGCACGCTGACGGCGTTCGCGGGCGCGATGTACGGGCTCATCCTCGCGGAGGACGTCTTCCTGCTCTTCGTGTTCTGGGAGCTCACGAGCGTGCTCTCGTACCTGCTCATCGGCCACTACCAGGGGCGCAAGGCGAGTCGCGGAGCGGCTCTGCAGGCGCTCATCACCACGACGCTCGGCGGCCTCGTCATGCTCGTGGGCCTCGTGCTGCTCGCGGTCGAGGCCGGCAGCACGAGCTTGACGGTGATCGTGTCGACCTCGCCCTCGGGCGCGCTCACGACCGCGGCGATCGTGCTCATCCTCGTCGGGGCGATCTCGAAGTCGGCGATCGTGCCCTTCCACTTCTGGCTGCCGGGCGCCATGGCGGCTCCGACCCCCGTGAGCGCCTACCTGCACGCCGCCGCCATGGTGAAGGCGGGCGTCTACCTCGTCGCGCGTCTCGCCCCCGGGTTCGCCGAGACCCCAGCGTGGCGAGAGCTGCTCATCGGGCTGGGCATCGCCACGATGCTGCTCGGCGGATGGGCGGCGCTGCGTCAGACGGACATCAAGCTGCTGCTGGCCTACGGCACGGTGAGCCAGCTCGGGTTCCTCATGGTGGTCACCGGGTGGGGCACGCGCGACACCGCGCTCGCGGCGACGGCCCTGCTCGTCGCGCACGCGCTCTTCAAGGCCACTCTCTTCCTCGTCGTCGGCATCATCGACCACGGGACGGGTACGCGCGACCTGCGCAAGCTGAGCGGGCTCGGCCGGCGGGCGCCCGTGCTCGCGACCATAGCGGCGCTCGCCCTCGCCAGCATGGCGGGGCTGCCGCCCCTGTTCGGCTTCGTCGCGAAGGAGGCGGTGCTGCACGGCCTCATCGTCGATGCCGAGGCCGGCGATGGTCTCGCCCTCGCCGCCGTCGTGGGCGTGCTGCTCGGCTCGGTGCTGACCACGGCGTACAGCATCCGCTTCTTCTGGGGGGCCTTCGCCCGCAAGCCGGGCGTCGACCCGGTCGAGCAGTCGGCGCCCGTCGTCCCGAGCTTCCTCATCGCCCCGGCGATCCTCGCCGTCGCCAGCCTCGCCCTCGGCCCGCTCGCGGCGCTCGCCGACGGGGCGATCGCTCCCGTGGCGGCGGCCTTCCCCGATCAGGGCACCGACTACCACCTCGAGCTCTGGCACGGCCTCACCCTCGAGCTCGGCCTCTCCGTGCTCGCGCTCGTGCTCGGCGCGGCCCTGTTCCTCGCCCGCGAGCCGCTCGCCCGCCTGCAGGCGCGGGTGCACAGCCCCGTGAGCGCCTCCGAGCTCTACTGGGACTCGGTCGGCGCCGTCGACCGGCTCGCCGTGCGCGTGACGGGGGTCACCCAGCGCGGCTCGCTGCCCTTCTACCTCGGCGTCATCCTCGTCGTCTTCGTCGTCGTCACGACGAGCGCGCTGCTGCTCGGCGACACCTGGCCCGACGAGTTCCGCCTCTGGGACCACCCCGCCCAGGCCGCCATCGGGCTCGTCATGATCATCGCCGCGGTCGCGGCCACCCGCGCGCATAAGCGCTTCACCGCGGTCGTCGTCGTCGGCGTCACCGGATTCGGCATGTCGGCGATCTTCGCGCTCATGGGCGCCCCCGATCTCGCCATCACGCAGATCCTCGTCGAGCTCGTCACCCTCATCGCCTTCGTGTTCGTGCTGCGCCGCCTGCCCGCCTCGCTCGGCGACAAGCACGGCAGCACCCGCAAGCTCGTGAGGGCGCTGCTCGGCATCGCCGTCGGCGTCGTCATGGGCGTCATCGCCATCGTCGCCTCGGGCGCCCGCGTCGCCCTGCCGATCTCGCTGGAATGGCCCGAGCTCGCCTACGTCGACGGCCAAGGGCGCAACATCGTCAACGTCGCCCTCGTCGACATCCGCGCCTGGGACACCATGGGCGAGCTCGCCGTCGTCATCGCGGCCGCGACCGGCGTCGCGAGCCTGCTCTTCATCCGGGGCCGGGCCGACACCCCCGCCCGCGCCCGCCGCGGCGCGATGCGCCAGCGGGTCGAGGACCGCCTCGTGCGGGTCAAGGAGCAGGCGGCCCCGGGCGAGCTGCGCAACGCGTGGATCCTCGCCGGCCCCACCCTCGACCCGCGCAACCGCTCGATCCTGCTCGAGGTGGTGGTGCGCCTGCTCTTCCACGCGCTCATCGTCGTCTCCCTCTACCTGCTCTTCGCCGGCCACAACCTGCCCGGCGGCGGCTTCGCGGGCGGCCTCGTGGCGGGCCTCGCGCTCGTCGCCCGCTACCTCGCCGGCGGGCGCTACGAGCTGGGCGCGGCCGCCCCGATCGGCGCCGGTACGCTGCTCGGCACCGGCCTGCTGCTCGCCGTCGGTACCGCGATCGTGCCGCTCCTCCTCGGGGCGGATGCCCTGACCTCCGCCTACTGGGAGGGCGAGGTCTGGTTGCTCGGCGAGATCAAGTTCGTCACGTCGACGATCTTCGACGTCGGCGTCTACCTCGTCGTCGTCGGCCTGGTGCTCGACGTGCTGCGCTCGCTCGGCGCCGAGGTCGACCGGCAGGGCGACCCCGAGTTCCGCGTGCCGGACGAGGCGGCCGAGCCCGTCGATGCATCGGGCGCCGACGGCACGGGCGTCGGCATCGACAGCCGAGGAGGCCGCGGATGA